The Primulina tabacum isolate GXHZ01 chromosome 7, ASM2559414v2, whole genome shotgun sequence genome includes a window with the following:
- the LOC142552043 gene encoding protein kinase and PP2C-like domain-containing protein isoform X5, whose amino-acid sequence MVLEIMEPNNCIRGCCHSQTIPLHLRPSSYSIASPIARGAESVVYGAVLDGTKVAVKKPILSTSDDLDKFHKELQILCKVDHPGILKLVAAHARPPNYMFFLEFYEAGNLAQKLHVEEWSPSIGQAVKINLYLAKALQYLHNLGIVHRDVKPANILLDENFHPHLADFGLAEHKNNLKQVSAADWKSGKPTGGFHKRNMVGTLIYMAPEVLRKEIHTEKSDVYSFGITINELLTGVIPYTDLRAEAQAHTVLEMNYTGQQLTAAVVSEGLRPVLATPESGASTKFISLIQRCWDADPQKRPSFNEIVSELDVMFEREKGVNKDDAFVNSRISCGHTHETTMQSYQEPINWFAHGKGFSPSDLLTSHNVRGTWFHSSNNSLVYHPVLSWGSFSTCGRRETMEDSHFLIPNFCNEKDVHFFGIFDGHRGAAAAEFSAGALPEFLRTQISACSPSKALVEAFVRTDIVFRNEINSQRKLTGVIQKDFHPGCTAVTALIVKNKLFVANAGDCRVILCRTGNPYALTRDHVASCLEERERVISAGGEVKWQLDTWRVGPAALQVTRSIGDDDLKPYVTAEPEVDETLLSAEDEYVVMASDGLWDVMRNTDVVSIIRDTVKEAGMCAKRLATEAAARGSKDNITVIVVFLRPVSTAERIY is encoded by the exons atggtattgGAAATTATGGAACCAAACAATTGTATTCGAGGTTGCTGCCACAGTCAGACGATCCCTCTTCATCTCCGCCCTTCTTCTTACTCCATTGCTTCCCCAATTGCCCGAG GGGCGGAGAGTGTGGTTTACGGAGCCGTTCTTGATGGTACGAAAGTGGCCGTGAAGAAACCGATTTTATCCACTTCCGACGACCTCGACAAATTCCACAAAGAATTGCAAATACTCTg CAAGGTAGATCATCCTGGAATATTAAAGTTGGTGGCGGCGCATGCAAGACCGCCAAACTACATGTTTTTCTTGGAATTTTACGAGGCTGGAAATCTAGCCCAGAAACTACACGTTGAAGAATGGAGTCCAAGCATTGGTCAAGCAGTTAAAATCAACCTTTATTTAG CAAAAGCTCTACAATATCTTCATAACCTTGGGATTGTGCATAGGGATGTGAAACCAGCAAATATTCTT CTTGACGAGAATTTTCATCCGCATTTAGCAGACTTTGGTTTAGCTGAGCACAAGAATAATCTTAAACAAGTTTCCGCAGCAGACTGGAAATCTGGCAAGCCAACAGGTGGCTTCCACAAAAGAAATATGGTCGGTACTCTTATTTACATGGCACCTGAAGTGCTGAGAAAAGAGATACACACCGAAAAATCTGATGTTTATAGTTTTGGAATCACAATTAA TGAGCTTCTTACTGGTGTAATCCCATATACCGATCTTCGAGCAGAGGCACAG GCGCATACAGTCTTGGAAATGAACTACACCGGGCAGCAACTTACAGCTGCTGTGGTTTCTGAAGGCTTGCGACCGGTTCTAGCTACCCCTGAGTCCGGTGCTTCAACCAAGTTCATCTCTTTGATACAGAGATGTTGGGATGCAGACCCTCAAAAGAGGCCATCTTTCAATGAGATTGTTTCAGAACTTGATGTAATGTTTGAACGCGAAAAAGGAGTGAATAAAGATGACGCCTTTGTCAACTCTCGTATATCTTGTGGGCATACCCATGAAACAACCATGCAAAGTTATCAAGAACCAATTAACTGGTTTGCCCATGGCAAAGGGTTTTCACCAAGTGATTTGCTTACTTCTCATAATGTTCGGGGCACGTGGTTTCACTCTTCAAACAATTCTTTGGTGTACCACCCAGTTCTCTCTTGGGGTTCCTTCTCAACTTGTGGAAGAAGAGAAACCATGGAGGATTCACATTTTTTAATACCCAATTTCTGTAATGAAAAGGATGTCCATTTTTTTGGGATTTTTGATGGTCATCGAG GTGCAGCTGCTGCTGAGTTTTCAGCTGGGGCTCTACCTGAATTTTTGAGGACTCAGATTTCAGCGTGCAG TCCTTCTAAAGCACTAGTAGAAGCTTTTGTTAGGACCGATATTGTCTTCAGGAATGAGATAAACTCTCAGCGTAAATTAACTGGAGTTATTCAAAAGGACTTCCACCCTGGTTGTACTGCAGTCACTGCTCTTATAGTGAAAAACAAGCTATTTGTTGCTAATGCCGGCGATTGCAGAGTGATTTTATGTCGTACAGGGAATCCCTATGCTTTAACCAGG GACCATGTTGCTAGTTGTCTTGAAGAGAGAGAGCGAGTCATTAGTGCTGGTGGAGAGGTTAAATGGCAGCTTGATACATGGAGGGTTGGTCCTGCCGCTCTCCAG GTGACACGATCCATTGGCGATGATGATCTAAAGCCTTATGTAACTGCAGAACCTGAGGTTGATGAAACTTTACTATCGGCAGAAGATGAATATGTA GTGATGGCCAGTGATGGGCTGTGGGATGTCATGAGAAACACAGACGTCGTTAGCATCATCAGAGACACGGTGAAAGAGGCTGGAATGTGCGCGAAGAGATTGGCGACTGAAGCTGCAGCACGAGGCAGCAAAGATAACATTACAGTTATCGTTGTTTTCTTACGTCCAGTATCTACGGCAGAGAGAATTTACTAG
- the LOC142552043 gene encoding protein kinase and PP2C-like domain-containing protein isoform X3 gives MGKKFRILYELKTTVGIFFFLELLGRGIAVSACFEVDHPGILKLVAAHARPPNYMFFLEFYEAGNLAQKLHVEEWSPSIGQAVKINLYLAKALQYLHNLGIVHRDVKPANILCSVQLDENFHPHLADFGLAEHKNNLKQVSAADWKSGKPTGGFHKRNMVGTLIYMAPEVLRKEIHTEKSDVYSFGITINELLTGVIPYTDLRAEAQVITYFFAFLYQEYWRKREINVVEGGEIKFYCLRCCEGENIVLKINDACTVMAHTVLEMNYTGQQLTAAVVSEGLRPVLATPESGASTKFISLIQRCWDADPQKRPSFNEIVSELDVMFEREKGVNKDDAFVNSRISCGHTHETTMQSYQEPINWFAHGKGFSPSDLLTSHNVRGTWFHSSNNSLVYHPVLSWGSFSTCGRRETMEDSHFLIPNFCNEKDVHFFGIFDGHRGAAAAEFSAGALPEFLRTQISACSPSKALVEAFVRTDIVFRNEINSQRKLTGVIQKDFHPGCTAVTALIVKNKLFVANAGDCRVILCRTGNPYALTRDHVASCLEERERVISAGGEVKWQLDTWRVGPAALQVTRSIGDDDLKPYVTAEPEVDETLLSAEDEYVVMASDGLWDVMRNTDVVSIIRDTVKEAGMCAKRLATEAAARGSKDNITVIVVFLRPVSTAERIY, from the exons ATGGGAAAAAAATTCCGAATATTGTATGAGCTTAAAACTACTGTTGGCATATTTTTCTTTCTTGAGCTTCTGGGTCGCGGTATTGCGGTATCAGCATGTTTCGAG GTAGATCATCCTGGAATATTAAAGTTGGTGGCGGCGCATGCAAGACCGCCAAACTACATGTTTTTCTTGGAATTTTACGAGGCTGGAAATCTAGCCCAGAAACTACACGTTGAAGAATGGAGTCCAAGCATTGGTCAAGCAGTTAAAATCAACCTTTATTTAG CAAAAGCTCTACAATATCTTCATAACCTTGGGATTGTGCATAGGGATGTGAAACCAGCAAATATTCTT TGTTCTGTGCAGCTTGACGAGAATTTTCATCCGCATTTAGCAGACTTTGGTTTAGCTGAGCACAAGAATAATCTTAAACAAGTTTCCGCAGCAGACTGGAAATCTGGCAAGCCAACAGGTGGCTTCCACAAAAGAAATATGGTCGGTACTCTTATTTACATGGCACCTGAAGTGCTGAGAAAAGAGATACACACCGAAAAATCTGATGTTTATAGTTTTGGAATCACAATTAA TGAGCTTCTTACTGGTGTAATCCCATATACCGATCTTCGAGCAGAGGCACAGGTTATCACTTATTTTTTTGCTTTTTTGTACCAAGAATACTGGAGAAAAAGGGAAATTAATGTGGTGGAAGGTGGAGaaataaa GTTCTATTGCCTGCGCTGTTGCGAAGGAGAAAACATCGTTTTGAAAATCAATGATGCTTGTACAGTGATG GCGCATACAGTCTTGGAAATGAACTACACCGGGCAGCAACTTACAGCTGCTGTGGTTTCTGAAGGCTTGCGACCGGTTCTAGCTACCCCTGAGTCCGGTGCTTCAACCAAGTTCATCTCTTTGATACAGAGATGTTGGGATGCAGACCCTCAAAAGAGGCCATCTTTCAATGAGATTGTTTCAGAACTTGATGTAATGTTTGAACGCGAAAAAGGAGTGAATAAAGATGACGCCTTTGTCAACTCTCGTATATCTTGTGGGCATACCCATGAAACAACCATGCAAAGTTATCAAGAACCAATTAACTGGTTTGCCCATGGCAAAGGGTTTTCACCAAGTGATTTGCTTACTTCTCATAATGTTCGGGGCACGTGGTTTCACTCTTCAAACAATTCTTTGGTGTACCACCCAGTTCTCTCTTGGGGTTCCTTCTCAACTTGTGGAAGAAGAGAAACCATGGAGGATTCACATTTTTTAATACCCAATTTCTGTAATGAAAAGGATGTCCATTTTTTTGGGATTTTTGATGGTCATCGAG GTGCAGCTGCTGCTGAGTTTTCAGCTGGGGCTCTACCTGAATTTTTGAGGACTCAGATTTCAGCGTGCAG TCCTTCTAAAGCACTAGTAGAAGCTTTTGTTAGGACCGATATTGTCTTCAGGAATGAGATAAACTCTCAGCGTAAATTAACTGGAGTTATTCAAAAGGACTTCCACCCTGGTTGTACTGCAGTCACTGCTCTTATAGTGAAAAACAAGCTATTTGTTGCTAATGCCGGCGATTGCAGAGTGATTTTATGTCGTACAGGGAATCCCTATGCTTTAACCAGG GACCATGTTGCTAGTTGTCTTGAAGAGAGAGAGCGAGTCATTAGTGCTGGTGGAGAGGTTAAATGGCAGCTTGATACATGGAGGGTTGGTCCTGCCGCTCTCCAG GTGACACGATCCATTGGCGATGATGATCTAAAGCCTTATGTAACTGCAGAACCTGAGGTTGATGAAACTTTACTATCGGCAGAAGATGAATATGTA GTGATGGCCAGTGATGGGCTGTGGGATGTCATGAGAAACACAGACGTCGTTAGCATCATCAGAGACACGGTGAAAGAGGCTGGAATGTGCGCGAAGAGATTGGCGACTGAAGCTGCAGCACGAGGCAGCAAAGATAACATTACAGTTATCGTTGTTTTCTTACGTCCAGTATCTACGGCAGAGAGAATTTACTAG
- the LOC142552043 gene encoding protein kinase and PP2C-like domain-containing protein isoform X6, with the protein MFFLEFYEAGNLAQKLHVEEWSPSIGQAVKINLYLAKALQYLHNLGIVHRDVKPANILCSVQLDENFHPHLADFGLAEHKNNLKQVSAADWKSGKPTGGFHKRNMVGTLIYMAPEVLRKEIHTEKSDVYSFGITINELLTGVIPYTDLRAEAQVITYFFAFLYQEYWRKREINVVEGGEIKFYCLRCCEGENIVLKINDACTVMAHTVLEMNYTGQQLTAAVVSEGLRPVLATPESGASTKFISLIQRCWDADPQKRPSFNEIVSELDVMFEREKGVNKDDAFVNSRISCGHTHETTMQSYQEPINWFAHGKGFSPSDLLTSHNVRGTWFHSSNNSLVYHPVLSWGSFSTCGRRETMEDSHFLIPNFCNEKDVHFFGIFDGHRGAAAAEFSAGALPEFLRTQISACSPSKALVEAFVRTDIVFRNEINSQRKLTGVIQKDFHPGCTAVTALIVKNKLFVANAGDCRVILCRTGNPYALTRDHVASCLEERERVISAGGEVKWQLDTWRVGPAALQVTRSIGDDDLKPYVTAEPEVDETLLSAEDEYVVMASDGLWDVMRNTDVVSIIRDTVKEAGMCAKRLATEAAARGSKDNITVIVVFLRPVSTAERIY; encoded by the exons ATGTTTTTCTTGGAATTTTACGAGGCTGGAAATCTAGCCCAGAAACTACACGTTGAAGAATGGAGTCCAAGCATTGGTCAAGCAGTTAAAATCAACCTTTATTTAG CAAAAGCTCTACAATATCTTCATAACCTTGGGATTGTGCATAGGGATGTGAAACCAGCAAATATTCTT TGTTCTGTGCAGCTTGACGAGAATTTTCATCCGCATTTAGCAGACTTTGGTTTAGCTGAGCACAAGAATAATCTTAAACAAGTTTCCGCAGCAGACTGGAAATCTGGCAAGCCAACAGGTGGCTTCCACAAAAGAAATATGGTCGGTACTCTTATTTACATGGCACCTGAAGTGCTGAGAAAAGAGATACACACCGAAAAATCTGATGTTTATAGTTTTGGAATCACAATTAA TGAGCTTCTTACTGGTGTAATCCCATATACCGATCTTCGAGCAGAGGCACAGGTTATCACTTATTTTTTTGCTTTTTTGTACCAAGAATACTGGAGAAAAAGGGAAATTAATGTGGTGGAAGGTGGAGaaataaa GTTCTATTGCCTGCGCTGTTGCGAAGGAGAAAACATCGTTTTGAAAATCAATGATGCTTGTACAGTGATG GCGCATACAGTCTTGGAAATGAACTACACCGGGCAGCAACTTACAGCTGCTGTGGTTTCTGAAGGCTTGCGACCGGTTCTAGCTACCCCTGAGTCCGGTGCTTCAACCAAGTTCATCTCTTTGATACAGAGATGTTGGGATGCAGACCCTCAAAAGAGGCCATCTTTCAATGAGATTGTTTCAGAACTTGATGTAATGTTTGAACGCGAAAAAGGAGTGAATAAAGATGACGCCTTTGTCAACTCTCGTATATCTTGTGGGCATACCCATGAAACAACCATGCAAAGTTATCAAGAACCAATTAACTGGTTTGCCCATGGCAAAGGGTTTTCACCAAGTGATTTGCTTACTTCTCATAATGTTCGGGGCACGTGGTTTCACTCTTCAAACAATTCTTTGGTGTACCACCCAGTTCTCTCTTGGGGTTCCTTCTCAACTTGTGGAAGAAGAGAAACCATGGAGGATTCACATTTTTTAATACCCAATTTCTGTAATGAAAAGGATGTCCATTTTTTTGGGATTTTTGATGGTCATCGAG GTGCAGCTGCTGCTGAGTTTTCAGCTGGGGCTCTACCTGAATTTTTGAGGACTCAGATTTCAGCGTGCAG TCCTTCTAAAGCACTAGTAGAAGCTTTTGTTAGGACCGATATTGTCTTCAGGAATGAGATAAACTCTCAGCGTAAATTAACTGGAGTTATTCAAAAGGACTTCCACCCTGGTTGTACTGCAGTCACTGCTCTTATAGTGAAAAACAAGCTATTTGTTGCTAATGCCGGCGATTGCAGAGTGATTTTATGTCGTACAGGGAATCCCTATGCTTTAACCAGG GACCATGTTGCTAGTTGTCTTGAAGAGAGAGAGCGAGTCATTAGTGCTGGTGGAGAGGTTAAATGGCAGCTTGATACATGGAGGGTTGGTCCTGCCGCTCTCCAG GTGACACGATCCATTGGCGATGATGATCTAAAGCCTTATGTAACTGCAGAACCTGAGGTTGATGAAACTTTACTATCGGCAGAAGATGAATATGTA GTGATGGCCAGTGATGGGCTGTGGGATGTCATGAGAAACACAGACGTCGTTAGCATCATCAGAGACACGGTGAAAGAGGCTGGAATGTGCGCGAAGAGATTGGCGACTGAAGCTGCAGCACGAGGCAGCAAAGATAACATTACAGTTATCGTTGTTTTCTTACGTCCAGTATCTACGGCAGAGAGAATTTACTAG
- the LOC142552043 gene encoding protein kinase and PP2C-like domain-containing protein isoform X1: MVLEIMEPNNCIRGCCHSQTIPLHLRPSSYSIASPIARGAESVVYGAVLDGTKVAVKKPILSTSDDLDKFHKELQILCKVDHPGILKLVAAHARPPNYMFFLEFYEAGNLAQKLHVEEWSPSIGQAVKINLYLAKALQYLHNLGIVHRDVKPANILCSVQLDENFHPHLADFGLAEHKNNLKQVSAADWKSGKPTGGFHKRNMVGTLIYMAPEVLRKEIHTEKSDVYSFGITINELLTGVIPYTDLRAEAQVITYFFAFLYQEYWRKREINVVEGGEIKFYCLRCCEGENIVLKINDACTVMAHTVLEMNYTGQQLTAAVVSEGLRPVLATPESGASTKFISLIQRCWDADPQKRPSFNEIVSELDVMFEREKGVNKDDAFVNSRISCGHTHETTMQSYQEPINWFAHGKGFSPSDLLTSHNVRGTWFHSSNNSLVYHPVLSWGSFSTCGRRETMEDSHFLIPNFCNEKDVHFFGIFDGHRGAAAAEFSAGALPEFLRTQISACSPSKALVEAFVRTDIVFRNEINSQRKLTGVIQKDFHPGCTAVTALIVKNKLFVANAGDCRVILCRTGNPYALTRDHVASCLEERERVISAGGEVKWQLDTWRVGPAALQVTRSIGDDDLKPYVTAEPEVDETLLSAEDEYVVMASDGLWDVMRNTDVVSIIRDTVKEAGMCAKRLATEAAARGSKDNITVIVVFLRPVSTAERIY, from the exons atggtattgGAAATTATGGAACCAAACAATTGTATTCGAGGTTGCTGCCACAGTCAGACGATCCCTCTTCATCTCCGCCCTTCTTCTTACTCCATTGCTTCCCCAATTGCCCGAG GGGCGGAGAGTGTGGTTTACGGAGCCGTTCTTGATGGTACGAAAGTGGCCGTGAAGAAACCGATTTTATCCACTTCCGACGACCTCGACAAATTCCACAAAGAATTGCAAATACTCTg CAAGGTAGATCATCCTGGAATATTAAAGTTGGTGGCGGCGCATGCAAGACCGCCAAACTACATGTTTTTCTTGGAATTTTACGAGGCTGGAAATCTAGCCCAGAAACTACACGTTGAAGAATGGAGTCCAAGCATTGGTCAAGCAGTTAAAATCAACCTTTATTTAG CAAAAGCTCTACAATATCTTCATAACCTTGGGATTGTGCATAGGGATGTGAAACCAGCAAATATTCTT TGTTCTGTGCAGCTTGACGAGAATTTTCATCCGCATTTAGCAGACTTTGGTTTAGCTGAGCACAAGAATAATCTTAAACAAGTTTCCGCAGCAGACTGGAAATCTGGCAAGCCAACAGGTGGCTTCCACAAAAGAAATATGGTCGGTACTCTTATTTACATGGCACCTGAAGTGCTGAGAAAAGAGATACACACCGAAAAATCTGATGTTTATAGTTTTGGAATCACAATTAA TGAGCTTCTTACTGGTGTAATCCCATATACCGATCTTCGAGCAGAGGCACAGGTTATCACTTATTTTTTTGCTTTTTTGTACCAAGAATACTGGAGAAAAAGGGAAATTAATGTGGTGGAAGGTGGAGaaataaa GTTCTATTGCCTGCGCTGTTGCGAAGGAGAAAACATCGTTTTGAAAATCAATGATGCTTGTACAGTGATG GCGCATACAGTCTTGGAAATGAACTACACCGGGCAGCAACTTACAGCTGCTGTGGTTTCTGAAGGCTTGCGACCGGTTCTAGCTACCCCTGAGTCCGGTGCTTCAACCAAGTTCATCTCTTTGATACAGAGATGTTGGGATGCAGACCCTCAAAAGAGGCCATCTTTCAATGAGATTGTTTCAGAACTTGATGTAATGTTTGAACGCGAAAAAGGAGTGAATAAAGATGACGCCTTTGTCAACTCTCGTATATCTTGTGGGCATACCCATGAAACAACCATGCAAAGTTATCAAGAACCAATTAACTGGTTTGCCCATGGCAAAGGGTTTTCACCAAGTGATTTGCTTACTTCTCATAATGTTCGGGGCACGTGGTTTCACTCTTCAAACAATTCTTTGGTGTACCACCCAGTTCTCTCTTGGGGTTCCTTCTCAACTTGTGGAAGAAGAGAAACCATGGAGGATTCACATTTTTTAATACCCAATTTCTGTAATGAAAAGGATGTCCATTTTTTTGGGATTTTTGATGGTCATCGAG GTGCAGCTGCTGCTGAGTTTTCAGCTGGGGCTCTACCTGAATTTTTGAGGACTCAGATTTCAGCGTGCAG TCCTTCTAAAGCACTAGTAGAAGCTTTTGTTAGGACCGATATTGTCTTCAGGAATGAGATAAACTCTCAGCGTAAATTAACTGGAGTTATTCAAAAGGACTTCCACCCTGGTTGTACTGCAGTCACTGCTCTTATAGTGAAAAACAAGCTATTTGTTGCTAATGCCGGCGATTGCAGAGTGATTTTATGTCGTACAGGGAATCCCTATGCTTTAACCAGG GACCATGTTGCTAGTTGTCTTGAAGAGAGAGAGCGAGTCATTAGTGCTGGTGGAGAGGTTAAATGGCAGCTTGATACATGGAGGGTTGGTCCTGCCGCTCTCCAG GTGACACGATCCATTGGCGATGATGATCTAAAGCCTTATGTAACTGCAGAACCTGAGGTTGATGAAACTTTACTATCGGCAGAAGATGAATATGTA GTGATGGCCAGTGATGGGCTGTGGGATGTCATGAGAAACACAGACGTCGTTAGCATCATCAGAGACACGGTGAAAGAGGCTGGAATGTGCGCGAAGAGATTGGCGACTGAAGCTGCAGCACGAGGCAGCAAAGATAACATTACAGTTATCGTTGTTTTCTTACGTCCAGTATCTACGGCAGAGAGAATTTACTAG
- the LOC142552043 gene encoding protein kinase and PP2C-like domain-containing protein isoform X2, whose protein sequence is MVLEIMEPNNCIRGCCHSQTIPLHLRPSSYSIASPIARGAESVVYGAVLDGTKVAVKKPILSTSDDLDKFHKELQILCKVDHPGILKLVAAHARPPNYMFFLEFYEAGNLAQKLHVEEWSPSIGQAVKINLYLAKALQYLHNLGIVHRDVKPANILLDENFHPHLADFGLAEHKNNLKQVSAADWKSGKPTGGFHKRNMVGTLIYMAPEVLRKEIHTEKSDVYSFGITINELLTGVIPYTDLRAEAQVITYFFAFLYQEYWRKREINVVEGGEIKFYCLRCCEGENIVLKINDACTVMAHTVLEMNYTGQQLTAAVVSEGLRPVLATPESGASTKFISLIQRCWDADPQKRPSFNEIVSELDVMFEREKGVNKDDAFVNSRISCGHTHETTMQSYQEPINWFAHGKGFSPSDLLTSHNVRGTWFHSSNNSLVYHPVLSWGSFSTCGRRETMEDSHFLIPNFCNEKDVHFFGIFDGHRGAAAAEFSAGALPEFLRTQISACSPSKALVEAFVRTDIVFRNEINSQRKLTGVIQKDFHPGCTAVTALIVKNKLFVANAGDCRVILCRTGNPYALTRDHVASCLEERERVISAGGEVKWQLDTWRVGPAALQVTRSIGDDDLKPYVTAEPEVDETLLSAEDEYVVMASDGLWDVMRNTDVVSIIRDTVKEAGMCAKRLATEAAARGSKDNITVIVVFLRPVSTAERIY, encoded by the exons atggtattgGAAATTATGGAACCAAACAATTGTATTCGAGGTTGCTGCCACAGTCAGACGATCCCTCTTCATCTCCGCCCTTCTTCTTACTCCATTGCTTCCCCAATTGCCCGAG GGGCGGAGAGTGTGGTTTACGGAGCCGTTCTTGATGGTACGAAAGTGGCCGTGAAGAAACCGATTTTATCCACTTCCGACGACCTCGACAAATTCCACAAAGAATTGCAAATACTCTg CAAGGTAGATCATCCTGGAATATTAAAGTTGGTGGCGGCGCATGCAAGACCGCCAAACTACATGTTTTTCTTGGAATTTTACGAGGCTGGAAATCTAGCCCAGAAACTACACGTTGAAGAATGGAGTCCAAGCATTGGTCAAGCAGTTAAAATCAACCTTTATTTAG CAAAAGCTCTACAATATCTTCATAACCTTGGGATTGTGCATAGGGATGTGAAACCAGCAAATATTCTT CTTGACGAGAATTTTCATCCGCATTTAGCAGACTTTGGTTTAGCTGAGCACAAGAATAATCTTAAACAAGTTTCCGCAGCAGACTGGAAATCTGGCAAGCCAACAGGTGGCTTCCACAAAAGAAATATGGTCGGTACTCTTATTTACATGGCACCTGAAGTGCTGAGAAAAGAGATACACACCGAAAAATCTGATGTTTATAGTTTTGGAATCACAATTAA TGAGCTTCTTACTGGTGTAATCCCATATACCGATCTTCGAGCAGAGGCACAGGTTATCACTTATTTTTTTGCTTTTTTGTACCAAGAATACTGGAGAAAAAGGGAAATTAATGTGGTGGAAGGTGGAGaaataaa GTTCTATTGCCTGCGCTGTTGCGAAGGAGAAAACATCGTTTTGAAAATCAATGATGCTTGTACAGTGATG GCGCATACAGTCTTGGAAATGAACTACACCGGGCAGCAACTTACAGCTGCTGTGGTTTCTGAAGGCTTGCGACCGGTTCTAGCTACCCCTGAGTCCGGTGCTTCAACCAAGTTCATCTCTTTGATACAGAGATGTTGGGATGCAGACCCTCAAAAGAGGCCATCTTTCAATGAGATTGTTTCAGAACTTGATGTAATGTTTGAACGCGAAAAAGGAGTGAATAAAGATGACGCCTTTGTCAACTCTCGTATATCTTGTGGGCATACCCATGAAACAACCATGCAAAGTTATCAAGAACCAATTAACTGGTTTGCCCATGGCAAAGGGTTTTCACCAAGTGATTTGCTTACTTCTCATAATGTTCGGGGCACGTGGTTTCACTCTTCAAACAATTCTTTGGTGTACCACCCAGTTCTCTCTTGGGGTTCCTTCTCAACTTGTGGAAGAAGAGAAACCATGGAGGATTCACATTTTTTAATACCCAATTTCTGTAATGAAAAGGATGTCCATTTTTTTGGGATTTTTGATGGTCATCGAG GTGCAGCTGCTGCTGAGTTTTCAGCTGGGGCTCTACCTGAATTTTTGAGGACTCAGATTTCAGCGTGCAG TCCTTCTAAAGCACTAGTAGAAGCTTTTGTTAGGACCGATATTGTCTTCAGGAATGAGATAAACTCTCAGCGTAAATTAACTGGAGTTATTCAAAAGGACTTCCACCCTGGTTGTACTGCAGTCACTGCTCTTATAGTGAAAAACAAGCTATTTGTTGCTAATGCCGGCGATTGCAGAGTGATTTTATGTCGTACAGGGAATCCCTATGCTTTAACCAGG GACCATGTTGCTAGTTGTCTTGAAGAGAGAGAGCGAGTCATTAGTGCTGGTGGAGAGGTTAAATGGCAGCTTGATACATGGAGGGTTGGTCCTGCCGCTCTCCAG GTGACACGATCCATTGGCGATGATGATCTAAAGCCTTATGTAACTGCAGAACCTGAGGTTGATGAAACTTTACTATCGGCAGAAGATGAATATGTA GTGATGGCCAGTGATGGGCTGTGGGATGTCATGAGAAACACAGACGTCGTTAGCATCATCAGAGACACGGTGAAAGAGGCTGGAATGTGCGCGAAGAGATTGGCGACTGAAGCTGCAGCACGAGGCAGCAAAGATAACATTACAGTTATCGTTGTTTTCTTACGTCCAGTATCTACGGCAGAGAGAATTTACTAG